A window of Armatimonadota bacterium genomic DNA:
CGTCGTCACGCTCGACGGCAAGTCGTCGCAGCTCAAGGGTCTGCCCAAAGGTCCGAAATCCTCAGTTCGCTGGAGCCCAGATGGCAACTGGATTGCCTATGCCGGGGATGATCATGAAGACGACCCTTGGGGGGTGCGCAACACCAAAATCTTCGTCGTCTCACCGAAGGGCGGAGCGCCAAGGTGCCTGACCGACAACACCGACTACTGCTTGAGCGCGGCAACCCTCAGCGACACGAAGGAAGCCGGGTTCGACGCCGTGCTTGAATGGGCGCCCGATGGCCAGGCGCTCTATGTCCAGGTGGGCTGGCATGGCGAGCAACAACTGGGGATGGTGCCCCTGGCCAAGGGTGGCGTGGAGGTGCTGACCAAGGGCAAGCACTCAGTGACGGTGGGCAACGTATCCAAAGACGGCTCGAAGGTGGCCTGCCTCTGGGGCGACGCGCTGCACCTGAACGAGGCGGCCGTCTACGATCTCGACACCCACCCTGCTTCGCCGAAGGTTCTTACGAAGTTCAACCAGAAGTTTCACGACGAGGTGGCGCTGGCTGAGCCCAAGGACTTCTGGGTGGACTCGACCCACAAGGCCAAGGTCCACGGTTGGGTGATGAACCCGCCGGGAGCCTCCGCGAAGAAGAAGGCTGCTGCAGTGCTTGAGGTTCATGGCGGGCCGCACGCCCAGTACGGCTGGGCGTTCTTCCATGAATTTCAGCTTCTCGCGGCGAACGGCTACGTCGTGGTGTATTCGAACCCGCGCGGTTCGAAGGGCTATGGCGAAGGGTTCTGCGACGCGATCCGAGGCGATTGGGGCAAAAAGGACTGGGACGATATCCAGGCGGTCACCAAGCACATGGGTTCGCTGCCGCAGGTGGACCCGGGCCGCATCGGCATCATGGGCGGCAGCTATGGCGGCTATATGACCAACTGGGCGGTCGGCCACAGCAAGGCCTACAAGGCGGCGATCACGGACCGGTGCGTCTCGAACCTGGTCAGCATGGCGGGAAACAGCGACTTCCCGATCAACAAAAACTCCTACTTCCGAGGGATCGCCTATGGCGATATCAAGGACATCGAGCCGCTGTGGGCGCAGTCGCCGCTGGCATTCTTCAAGAAGGTGAAGACGCCGATGCTCATCATCCACTCGGAGGGCGACCTTCGGTGCAATGTAGAGCAGGGTGAGCAGGTGTTCAACGCGTTGCAGGCAGAGGGGGTGCCGTCGAGGTTCGTGCGGTACCCGCAGAGCACGTTCCACGGCATGTCGCGCAACGGCCCGCCAGACCTGCGCCTGCACCGCCTCGGAGAGATTCTGAGCTGGTGGGAGAAGTGGCTTAAGTAGGGACTACGAGCCCAAGTGAAGCATAGGAAGGGGGTTCCAACCCATGTAGCCCAGGCGTCTCGCCTGGGTAACTTCGTCGAGGCATCGTATAGCTTACTCCTTCCCTTTCGGTGCGACCGTGCAGGAGCCCCTTCGCGAGCGTCAGAATCCTAATTCGTGTCTGAGCCCAGATACTTGAACTTTTCAATAGAAGGCCCGGCGAAGCGCCGACGCAAGCTTCCTCATTGGGAGGCTGACGGCGTCGTGTATTTCATCACCTTTCGTCTGGCCGACTCCATGCCGAAAGAAGTACAAGAGCGCGCTAAAGAGTACAAACAGATCCTCGATCGGGTCCGAAAGATCGGTACAGCCGAAGACATCTCACGAGCGGAGCGCGAACTCCTCCGATACGTCGAGAAACACCTGGACGCAGGCTACGGAAACTGTATCTTGAAGACGCCTGGAGCTTCACAAATCGTCTGGGAAGCACTTCACTTTGGAGAGGGGTCCGGGCATCATCTCTACGCTTGCGCTGTGATGCCGAATCACGTACATGCCGTGGTCTCCCTTGAGCCTGACCTAACCTTGGACAGACTCACCCATTCTTGGAAGTCCTACTCGGCGCACAAAATTAACGCGACGCTCGGAAGGTCGGGCAGGCTTTGGGAGCCAGAGAGCTTTGACCACATCGTCCGCACCCCGGCCGCCCTTCAGCGATTTGTCCGGTACGTTGCCGAGAACCCGCGCAAAGCGGGTCTCTCGAATTGGGAATGGGTCTTTCCTAGCTTGGACGCGACCTGACAAAGCTTAGATCATGTTGTGGTGAGGCTTACGGTCAGGTGGTGAAATTGCCCAGGCGAGACGCCTGGGCTACATGGGCTGGGCTACGTGAGGTGGGCTACATCGGCTGGGTTTCGGTCGATGGTTGTTTCTCTGGGAACATCGTTGCTAAGCAAAGGGCCCGAGTCTCAATCCTTATATGGATCGAACTCGTTTTCCCCGGCCATCGCCACGCCGATGGGCGTGAGCGTGTGGAGCACGCGCACCGTGCCTTCGTGCTGCGCAAGCACCTCGGGGAGGCGCTTGTAGCAGTGGGGTGACTCATCGGTCCCCGCGCCGCGCAGCTCGACTCCGGCCTTGCGCACCCAGTCGTCCATCATCTCGCGAGAGATGAGTCCGCCGGAGCGAACGCCCTTGCGCTTCTTGCCTGCGGCTTGGGTGCGCGACATCACGCGCCCCGCGCCGTGCACGGTCGAGTAGAGCGCCTTCTGGGAATCCTCCGATTCGACCCCTTCCAGGATCACGGAGATATCGCCCATCGAGCCGCCCACGAACCCCTTCTGTCCTGGAAAGGCGGGCGTGGCGCCCTTGCGGACCACCCACACCTCATAGCCGCCATGCAGCTCCTTCCAAGCGAAGTTGTGGTGGTTGTGGACCTCCTCGAGCACGTTCGCGCCGAGGATCCTCGCCACCTGCGCGCACACCCAGTCGCGCCCCGCGTAGGCGTAGAGACCCGCCAGGCGCATCTGCTCCAGGTAGTCCTCGCCAAGCGCGGACTTGACTGAAAACACGACCGGATCGACGTGCATGCCGTCCGACCCGCCGCCGGCCTCCATGAAGTGCTTGGCGATGGTGTGCCCGATACCGCGCGAACCGAAGTGCACGCCGCACCAAACCCTGTCCTGCTCGTCCACAAGAAGGTCCACATAGTGGTTTCCGCTCCCGACGGTGCCCAGCTGGTTCTGGGCCATCTGCTTCTTCTCTTTGGCCGGGTAGAGCTTCCACGCCGGGTCGTCGAAGAGCTCGTGCTCAACTGGAGTCAGGTTGCGCCGTCCGATGCCGAACTCGAGGTTCGCCCAGACGTCGTTCATGATCGTTCCGATGTTCTTTCGGGCTTCGTCGGCAGGCACGTCGAGGCGCACGGCCTTGTTGCCGCACGCGATGTCGTAGCCGACACCCGACGGGCTGACCGCCTCCACATAGGCGATGACGCCACCGATCGGCATCGAGTAGCCGACGTGGTGGTCTGCCATGAGGGCAGCGCCGAAAGCCCCTTGCGCGCAGCGCTGAATCTGCCTGAGCGCATCCTGGTCGATCGGCACGCCCCAAACAGGAACGTTGTCGATGATCTTCATTGGTTCTTCTCCTGAACCCATCCCGAAACACCCATCCATTGGGCGCAAGGAATTTGGACGCGCTTTCGGCAGAGAAGTTTCGTGGGCGCTTTCACTTTGGGGGAATCGTGCCGCCGACCTCAACGCCCCTCGGGCGCTTCTTCTCTTCCTCGATCGCGGCGCGGATGGCCCTTACATACCGGGCCGGAAGTTGTTCCCATATGCCCACCCAGGGAGTGGCCTCGACGACGTCCTTCAGAGAGACTTCAACATAGAAATCGGAGCCAAACTCGACGAGGTAGGTGTATTCTCGCCAGCGTCGGGCACGTATCATCGAGTCGCCGGGCTCGTAGTTGATGTATTCGAACTGACGGCTCGGGTTCAGTACTTCCCAGGCGAGATCCTGCGAGGTTCGGTTTCCCAGACCATTTACCTTCCGCCTAGAGCAAAGGTCGAACTCGAAGACTTCCTTCGAGGTGCGGCTCAGGAGCGAGGTCGGTGGGATGCCAGCCCGGAAGACCTCGCTTGGTTCGTAGTACTGGATGCGCTCGAACGGTTCCGGCGCGTCTTTGTTCGGATTGGTCTTGGTCTGAGCCTTGGAATTCGGCGTTCCTCGCCTGAGGTTGGAGCCAGACTGGAGCGCATAGTGGCCTACCAATTCGCGAGCTGAAGACTGAATGGCCGAAAGCGGGAGCTGCGCCCCCGACCCCAAATCTCCGTGTTGCATCGGAGTCAGCGTTCCGTGCAGCTTTAAGAAGTCAAGCTCGAAACCATGGGGGATTTCAAAGTCGGCCCAGGCTTCGATGAACGACACTAGGGAGGTAAGGTGCGCGATCGAGCCCCAGCTCTGGTTCGTCACAGCATAGGCGGCCAGTTCGTCCAAGCTTGGCCTGCCGCCGTCAATCACTTTGCGCGCAATGGGGCCGAGTGTCCGGCGAAGACCACCCTCACGGTAATTGGTCTGCGGTGCGACTGGCTCGATGAGGAGCCAGTTCGGCTGGGGCCGGGTCTGGATCGCAAACCACCGAGTTCCGAGTTGACGGTCAAAGCCTTCGGCTGACATGGGCCCCCTTGCAAGGGTGTATGGCGACAGCAATGGAGCCTGCCAGCTCGGCGCAGCAATCACATCGATTCTGTCTGCCTTGGCTCTACCGAGTATCAAGTCGGACATGAGCGCCTCCGCCAAATCCCGTGTTTCGGGTTGACTCAATAGCTGTCTGAGACCTGGTGACAGGCTTTTGTAGGCAAAGGCGGGTGCGCTGTTCCGTCTCGATTCTCCAACCTTCACACACTCCTGGCCAAGAAGCGAAACCTCAATAGGCTCAACGCTTGGCGATTCTGAAGGGTCCTTGGCCCGGTTTAGGGCGGGAGGATTGACGCCGGAGATGTTGACTAAGGCCCTCTCCAGCACTGCTCCCTCGTTGTTCACCAGCAGGGCTTCGGCATAGCCCGAATTGTAGTAGTCGGGCCGGTTGATCGTGAAGAGCAACTTGGCATTAGGTGTTTGTACTAGCCTGGGCAGTCCCAGATTTTCGGGCTTCATACCTTGGCTAACATAGAACTCTGAGACCGGCCGGATGGCCTCGACCCATCGTTCCCACATAGAGTAAAACTCTATCAGGAAAGGGCGAAGCTCCTTCGGCATAGCAGTCTGTATGGGATTCTGTCGTTCGGCGAAAACAATGCGGCTGTACGGACGCAACGAGGCGATCTGAATCGGATCAATGTTTGCAAGGAGTGACCGGCAGAGCCAAATCAGCGGACTTTGGAAGTGCAGCGCGTCTCGACGGTTTTGGAGGGCCAGCGCGGAGTCATCATTTGTCAATGCGGATTGAGTGAGAGCTTCCAATGAGCTCTTGAGTGAAGCCGCAGCGCTCTGGTCGAAAGTGGGCAGCTTATCCAGCGCCGCCCGCAAGTCCTCTTGGAACTTGGCGATCTTGCCTGCCTGGATGGCATCGCGCCTTCGATCGCACTCTCTTTCGAGTTCGAGGGTCCTGACCAACCGCCATCCTGCTGGCTCGGAGCGCCACTCCGCCTCGAGCACACGGGCCAGGAGCGAGAGCACTTCGGATGTGGGCTTCTGGTGAACCCTTAGAATCACCGGCTCACCGGCGAGCTTCGGCGAGGGCAAGAGCTTGAGCCCGGTGGCCTCGGAGAGCTGCTCGAGAGCAGGTCCAAGGAGTTTGCCCCGAATCTCCAATGTAATGGGCTTTGCGGAAAAAGGCGTCGGTCCTTGTTGCGATGCGGCAACCGTGAGAACCAAGATTGAGAAAAGGCTTGCGATCATCTCGGAGTTCGAGCACACTCCCGCTCTCCATCATACAACTCTATGAGGGCTATGAATCTTACAAATCAGTCCGGTTTGATGGTCTGCGATTGGACGTTAATCTCACGGTGTTTCAACGCGTTGATCATCGCCTTACCCGGGATGCTGAGTTCAAACGGCGTGCAGCCTTTGCGCACCCGGCCGTGGGCCATCTCGATCGCGCAGATCGCGACCGGAAAGCCGGTCATGCGCTGCATTGCCGTCAGTCCTGTGGCCTCGTCGTAGCGCTCGTGAAGGTCCAGCCGCAACAAAGCCTTCCGTTCGGTCTCTCCATCCCTTTGTCCCTCCGTCTCCCTGTCCCCTTGTCCCTTCTCAGAGCGCAGGCTAAAGCCTGCGGCTACGGGTGTCATGTCCCCCTGTCCCTTGGCCCCTCTGCCGCTGACTTCGACCCGGAGCAGCAACTGATCCTTGTATCCCGGCTCAGAGAGGAAGGAGCCGATCAGATATTCAAAGAGTGCTCTCGGCTTGACGGGCCGACCTTCGACCTCCACTTCATCGATCCCCCAGAACCCGAGGTCGCGAAACAGCTTCATCTTCTCCCAGTGGCCGGGAAACCTGAGAGTGCGGTACTCGTAAGTCTTCAGCGGCCGCGTGCTGAAGCCCGCTTCCCTTAAAAGGCGGGCTAAAGCCCGCCCTCCGTCTGCTTCAGCGCCGTGGAGGGTCGGATGCTCACCGAAGAGGAACGGCGCGGTACCCGTGCCGCCGCTGGTGGTCGAGGCCTCCATCTTGCCGAGACCGGGCCAATCGAGCTCCTCCAGGTCCGTGAGCGACTCCATTTCGACCGCCTGGCCATCCGTCACCCCGAACGCCTTGTCGGCGTACTCGCTGATTAGGCCCTCGACGTTGAACGCCAGCGCGTAGTGAAACGGCGGTTTGGGGTCGAGCGGGAGGCCTCCGCAGTAGAGCTTGGCCTCTTCGGGCTCTTGGAACTGCGAGATCAGGTGGACCGCCAGGAGATTGATCAGGCCCGGCGCGACCCCGCCATCGGTGACGATCGAGATACCTCGGCGCTTAGCCTCGTCGTCACGCGCTAGGGTCCTGAGCGCGTCCTCGGTATCGCCTCCCATATCGACCAGGCTGCAGCCCGCCTTCAAGGCGGCCTCGGCAGCCAGCGGATGAAGATGGTAGGGGATGCAGGAAAGGCAGACGTCCACGCCATCAAGCAACCTTGCCATAGACTCCGGCGCGTGCACGTCGACGTCGAAGCAGGCGAAGAGGTCCGTGCCGGCAAGTGCCCGAAGCCGCTCGGCCGCAGACTCCGCGGATTTCAGCGACGCGTCTGCCAAGCGAATCTCCCCGGCGTCACCGTGCAGGGCGAGGTCATAGGCGGCGGCGAGCCCTTGGACTCCAGAACCGAGGATGGCGTAGGTGAACGGCACGAGAGTATTGTGCTCGCCGAACTAACGGACCCGCTTGCCCTCGACCCAGACCTCTACGGGCCGGATTTCGGACCAGTTGGGATTGGGAGCAAAAGGCGACTGGTTGAGCACGATGAAATCGGCGCGAAAGCCCGGAGCGATTTTGCCGATTTCATTCTCCATAAACATGGCATAGGCTGCCCGGCTGGTGTAGCTGCGAAGCGCCTCCGCGACCGTCAGGTTCTCCTGAGTCATCCAGAACCTGCCGTCGAGGGTCTTGCCCGTGACTGCCGCTTCTACCCCCAGAAACGGGTTGATCGAGACGACCGGCCAGTCAGACCCAAAAGCGAGCACGGCGCCCGAATCGAGAAGCGACTTGAAGGCATAGCTGGACTTGCTTCGCTCAAGGCCGATGCGCTGCTCGGCATAGCGGGCGTCGTCGGCTTTATGAAAGGGCTGCATGCTCGCGATCACGCCGAGCTTTCCGA
This region includes:
- a CDS encoding transposase produces the protein MSEPRYLNFSIEGPAKRRRKLPHWEADGVVYFITFRLADSMPKEVQERAKEYKQILDRVRKIGTAEDISRAERELLRYVEKHLDAGYGNCILKTPGASQIVWEALHFGEGSGHHLYACAVMPNHVHAVVSLEPDLTLDRLTHSWKSYSAHKINATLGRSGRLWEPESFDHIVRTPAALQRFVRYVAENPRKAGLSNWEWVFPSLDAT
- a CDS encoding saccharopine dehydrogenase NADP-binding domain-containing protein encodes the protein MPFTYAILGSGVQGLAAAYDLALHGDAGEIRLADASLKSAESAAERLRALAGTDLFACFDVDVHAPESMARLLDGVDVCLSCIPYHLHPLAAEAALKAGCSLVDMGGDTEDALRTLARDDEAKRRGISIVTDGGVAPGLINLLAVHLISQFQEPEEAKLYCGGLPLDPKPPFHYALAFNVEGLISEYADKAFGVTDGQAVEMESLTDLEELDWPGLGKMEASTTSGGTGTAPFLFGEHPTLHGAEADGGRALARLLREAGFSTRPLKTYEYRTLRFPGHWEKMKLFRDLGFWGIDEVEVEGRPVKPRALFEYLIGSFLSEPGYKDQLLLRVEVSGRGAKGQGDMTPVAAGFSLRSEKGQGDRETEGQRDGETERKALLRLDLHERYDEATGLTAMQRMTGFPVAICAIEMAHGRVRKGCTPFELSIPGKAMINALKHREINVQSQTIKPD
- a CDS encoding S9 family peptidase; the encoded protein is MAKKRPIRADDLLKIQYLGDPQISPDGRMLLFSKKHVGKKNNYVTNLFSVDLGGHVQQWTQGESGAGHGRFSPDGSQIAFIGGRDKPGAQIYLLPVHGGEARKLTDLPEGSLGEFRWSPDGKRIAFTFRETHPDWTDKAKKEREAKGLSTPPRTCDDAWYRLDGDGYFLGQRHALYTVEVSGGKVKKLYSGGDLGMYSFDWSPDSKSLAVAHAFENKPLFKPDNDQIFVVTLDGKSSQLKGLPKGPKSSVRWSPDGNWIAYAGDDHEDDPWGVRNTKIFVVSPKGGAPRCLTDNTDYCLSAATLSDTKEAGFDAVLEWAPDGQALYVQVGWHGEQQLGMVPLAKGGVEVLTKGKHSVTVGNVSKDGSKVACLWGDALHLNEAAVYDLDTHPASPKVLTKFNQKFHDEVALAEPKDFWVDSTHKAKVHGWVMNPPGASAKKKAAAVLEVHGGPHAQYGWAFFHEFQLLAANGYVVVYSNPRGSKGYGEGFCDAIRGDWGKKDWDDIQAVTKHMGSLPQVDPGRIGIMGGSYGGYMTNWAVGHSKAYKAAITDRCVSNLVSMAGNSDFPINKNSYFRGIAYGDIKDIEPLWAQSPLAFFKKVKTPMLIIHSEGDLRCNVEQGEQVFNALQAEGVPSRFVRYPQSTFHGMSRNGPPDLRLHRLGEILSWWEKWLK
- a CDS encoding RtcB family protein — protein: MKIIDNVPVWGVPIDQDALRQIQRCAQGAFGAALMADHHVGYSMPIGGVIAYVEAVSPSGVGYDIACGNKAVRLDVPADEARKNIGTIMNDVWANLEFGIGRRNLTPVEHELFDDPAWKLYPAKEKKQMAQNQLGTVGSGNHYVDLLVDEQDRVWCGVHFGSRGIGHTIAKHFMEAGGGSDGMHVDPVVFSVKSALGEDYLEQMRLAGLYAYAGRDWVCAQVARILGANVLEEVHNHHNFAWKELHGGYEVWVVRKGATPAFPGQKGFVGGSMGDISVILEGVESEDSQKALYSTVHGAGRVMSRTQAAGKKRKGVRSGGLISREMMDDWVRKAGVELRGAGTDESPHCYKRLPEVLAQHEGTVRVLHTLTPIGVAMAGENEFDPYKD